From Populus trichocarpa isolate Nisqually-1 chromosome 19, P.trichocarpa_v4.1, whole genome shotgun sequence, a single genomic window includes:
- the LOC7491032 gene encoding early nodulin-93 — protein MGIPSELRHYWAQKTLTNQNLNHNGYDINNCNGRSLLIASPAEEQKILQARLCTQEGVRAGVKAAVITCVATAVPTLTAVRVIPWAKANLNYTAQALIISAASIAAYFITVDKTILECARRNAHYNKRD, from the exons ATGGGAATCCCATCTGAGCTAAGGCATTACTGGGCACAAAAAACTTTAACCAATCAAAACCTTAATCATAATggttatgatattaataattgtaATGGAAGATCTTTGTTGATTGCTTCTCCAGCTGAAGAACAGAAGATTTTGCAAGCTAGACTTTGTACTCAAG AGGGTGTACGTGCAGGAGTCAAAGCAGCTGTTATCACCTGCGTTGCCACTGCAGTGCCTACA CTAACTGCTGTTCGCGTGATTCCTTGGGCAAAGGCTAACCTCAACTACACTGCTCAGGCACTCATTATATCTGCTG CATCAATTGCTGCATACTTCATCACTGTTGACAAAACTATCTTGGAGTGTGCAAGAAGAAATGCTCATTACAATAAAAGAGATTGA
- the LOC7453591 gene encoding NADPH-dependent aldehyde reductase-like protein, chloroplastic has protein sequence MATTDLVNPSSLPLQDRVAIVTGSSRGIGKAIAIHLASLGAKLVINYASNKDQADLVAEEINSCCSENTPHATVVQADISVPAQVKLLFDEAERVFGSQVHVLVNSAAISNTKYPTIANTSVEDFDRIFSVNCRGTFLCCKEAAKRIKQGGGGRIILLSSSSVGALRPNSATYTASKAAVETMTKILAKELKGTGITANCVAPGPIATEMFFVGRSEEHVKRVIEVCPHGRLGETKDVAPLVGFLASDAGEWINGQVIRVNGGYV, from the exons ATGGCAACAACAGACCTGGTGAACCCATCATCTCTCCCACTTCAAGATCGGGTAGCCATAGTGACAGGCTCATCCCGAGGTATTGGTAAAGCCATAGCCATCCACTTGGCCTCATTAGGTGCAAAACTTGTCATCAACTACGCTTCTAACAAGGACCAAGCTGATCTTGTTGCTGAAGAGATCAATTCTTGCTGTTCTGAGAATACCCCACATGCTACGGTGGTTCAAGCTGACATTTCTGTGCCTGCCCAGGTTAAGTTATTGTTTGATGAGGCTGAAAGAGTGTTTGGATCACAGGTTCATGTCTTGGTGAATTCAGCTGCCATTTCTAACACCAAGTACCCTACAATTGCCAACACTTCAGTAGAGGATTTTGATCGTATTTTCAG TGTCAATTGCAGAGGCACGTTCTTATGCTGCAAAGAGGCAGCAAAGAGAATTAAACAGGGTGGTGGGGGTAGAATCATATTGTTATCGAGCTCATCCGTAGGTGCATTGAGGCCAAATTCAGCAACATACACTGCATCAAAAGCAGCAGTGGAGACAATGACAAAAATACTAGCGAAGGAGCTCAAAGGGACTGGTATTACTGCAAATTGTGTGGCACCAGGGCCAATTGCCACTGAAATGTTCTTCGTCGGTAGGAGTGAGGAGCATGTGAAGAGAGTGATTGAGGTGTGCCCGCATGGGAGGCTTGGCGAGACCAAGGATGTAGCTCCTCTTGTTGGGTTCTTGGCTAGTGATGCCGGTGAATGGATAAATGGACAAGTTATTCGTGTCAATGGTGGCTATGTTTAA
- the LOC18108234 gene encoding NADPH-dependent aldehyde reductase-like protein, chloroplastic isoform X1, whose protein sequence is MMAATTTTPAFLTLQDRVAIVTGSSCGIGKAIAINLASLGAKLVINYTSNKEQAELVAKEITSGCVDGIPRAVVVQADVSEPVHVKLLFDEAERVFGSQVHVFVNSASIADSKYHTIANTSVEDFDHIFRFFNSVNLPRNILMLQRGRKPGKTRRWGRIIWLSSSLEGLLKPKIATYTASKAAVETMTKILAKELEGTGITANCVAPGPTATHMFLTGTSEELIKRVIEECPHGRLGETKDVAPLVGFLASDASEWINGRLLVLMVALSRVWLVQYFEICILYINATIIPVI, encoded by the exons ATGATGGCTGCTACCACCACAACGCCCGCATTTCTTACACTGCAAGACCGAGTAGCCATAGTCACAGGGTCTTCCTGTGGCATCGGCAAAGCAATAGCCATCAACTTAGCCTCACTGGGTGCAAAACTTGTCATCAATTACACTTCTAACAAGGAGCAAGCTGAACTTGTAGCTAAGGAGATCACTTCTGGTTGTGTTGATGGTATCCCACGAGCTGTCGTGGTCCAAGCTGATGTATCTGAGCCCGTGCATGTGAAGTTATTGTTTGATGAGGCTGAAAGAGTGTTTGGATCACAGGTTCATGTCTTTGTTAATTCAGCTTCCATTGCTGATTCTAAGTATCATACCATCGCTAACACTTCTGTGGAGGATTTTGATCATATTTTCAGGTTCTTTAATAG TGTCAATTTGCCGAGGAACATTCTCATGTTGCAAAGAGGCCGCAAACCGGGTAAAACAAGGAGGTGGGGTAGAATTATATGGCTGTCAAGCTCATTGGAGGGTTTATTGAAGCCAAAAATAGCAACATATACAGCATCAAAGGCAGCAGTTGAGACAATGACAAAAATACTTGCAAAGGAACTCGAAGGGACTGGTATCACTGCAAACTGTGTTGCGCCAGGGCCAACTGCAACACACATGTTCTTAACTGGGACTAGTGAGGAACTTATTAAAAGAGTGATTGAGGAGTGCCCACATGGGAGGCTTGGCGAGACCAAGGATGTGGCTCCTCTTGTTGGGTTCTTGGCTAGTGATGCTAGTGAGTGGATCAATGGACGGTTATTGGTATTAATGGTGGCATTGTCTAGAGTTTGGCTTGTGCAATACTTTGAAATTTGTATCCTTTATATTAATGCGACTATCATCCCTGTAATTTGA
- the LOC18108234 gene encoding NADPH-dependent aldehyde reductase-like protein, chloroplastic isoform X2, whose translation MMAATTTTPAFLTLQDRVAIVTGSSCGIGKAIAINLASLGAKLVINYTSNKEQAELVAKEITSGCVDGIPRAVVVQADVSEPVHVKLLFDEAERVFGSQVHVFVNSASIADSKYHTIANTSVEDFDHIFSVNLPRNILMLQRGRKPGKTRRWGRIIWLSSSLEGLLKPKIATYTASKAAVETMTKILAKELEGTGITANCVAPGPTATHMFLTGTSEELIKRVIEECPHGRLGETKDVAPLVGFLASDASEWINGRLLVLMVALSRVWLVQYFEICILYINATIIPVI comes from the exons ATGATGGCTGCTACCACCACAACGCCCGCATTTCTTACACTGCAAGACCGAGTAGCCATAGTCACAGGGTCTTCCTGTGGCATCGGCAAAGCAATAGCCATCAACTTAGCCTCACTGGGTGCAAAACTTGTCATCAATTACACTTCTAACAAGGAGCAAGCTGAACTTGTAGCTAAGGAGATCACTTCTGGTTGTGTTGATGGTATCCCACGAGCTGTCGTGGTCCAAGCTGATGTATCTGAGCCCGTGCATGTGAAGTTATTGTTTGATGAGGCTGAAAGAGTGTTTGGATCACAGGTTCATGTCTTTGTTAATTCAGCTTCCATTGCTGATTCTAAGTATCATACCATCGCTAACACTTCTGTGGAGGATTTTGATCATATTTTCAG TGTCAATTTGCCGAGGAACATTCTCATGTTGCAAAGAGGCCGCAAACCGGGTAAAACAAGGAGGTGGGGTAGAATTATATGGCTGTCAAGCTCATTGGAGGGTTTATTGAAGCCAAAAATAGCAACATATACAGCATCAAAGGCAGCAGTTGAGACAATGACAAAAATACTTGCAAAGGAACTCGAAGGGACTGGTATCACTGCAAACTGTGTTGCGCCAGGGCCAACTGCAACACACATGTTCTTAACTGGGACTAGTGAGGAACTTATTAAAAGAGTGATTGAGGAGTGCCCACATGGGAGGCTTGGCGAGACCAAGGATGTGGCTCCTCTTGTTGGGTTCTTGGCTAGTGATGCTAGTGAGTGGATCAATGGACGGTTATTGGTATTAATGGTGGCATTGTCTAGAGTTTGGCTTGTGCAATACTTTGAAATTTGTATCCTTTATATTAATGCGACTATCATCCCTGTAATTTGA